Proteins co-encoded in one Halococcoides cellulosivorans genomic window:
- the prf1 gene encoding peptide chain release factor aRF-1, with product MSDSSSGQSDRQDYEFQKVIEELEDYRGSGTQLVTIYIPDDTQVSEVVAHVTQEHSEAANIKSKQTRTNVQDALKSIKDRLRYYDTYPPENGLVLFSGAVDAGGGRSDMITRVLESPPDPIQSFRYHCDSEFLTEPLESMLEDKGLFGLIVLDRREANVGWLRGKRIDPVKSATSLVPGKQRKGGQSAQRFARLRLEAIDNFYQEVAGMADELFVPKRGEIDGILVGGPSPTKDDFLSGDYLHHELQDLVLGKFDVSYTDESGLSELVDAAEDVLDEYEVLQDKQVMEQFFKELHDGELATYGFGPTRQNLNMGAVEQLLISEDLRQEVASYTCPNGHDTYAMLDPNADASDAVCNSCGAAIDEPDERTDAIDHLMELAEERGTETVFVSTDFEKGDQLLSAFGGVAGILRYDTGI from the coding sequence ATGAGCGATTCGTCGTCCGGGCAGTCCGATCGGCAGGACTACGAGTTCCAGAAGGTGATCGAGGAACTCGAAGACTACCGTGGGTCGGGCACCCAACTCGTGACGATCTACATTCCCGATGACACGCAGGTGAGCGAGGTCGTCGCCCACGTCACCCAGGAGCACAGCGAGGCCGCGAACATCAAATCCAAACAGACGCGCACGAACGTCCAGGACGCACTCAAGTCGATCAAGGACCGCCTGCGCTACTACGACACCTACCCACCCGAGAACGGTCTCGTCCTCTTCTCGGGCGCGGTCGACGCCGGCGGCGGCCGCTCCGATATGATCACGCGCGTCCTGGAGAGTCCGCCCGACCCGATCCAGTCCTTTCGCTATCACTGTGACTCGGAGTTTCTGACCGAGCCACTGGAGAGCATGCTCGAAGACAAGGGCCTGTTCGGCCTGATCGTCCTCGACCGGCGCGAGGCCAACGTCGGGTGGCTCCGTGGCAAGCGCATCGACCCCGTCAAGTCGGCCACCTCGCTCGTCCCGGGCAAACAGCGAAAGGGGGGTCAGTCCGCCCAGCGATTCGCCCGCCTCCGCCTCGAAGCGATCGACAACTTCTATCAGGAGGTCGCGGGGATGGCCGACGAGTTGTTCGTTCCCAAGCGCGGTGAGATCGACGGCATCCTCGTGGGCGGGCCCTCCCCGACCAAAGACGACTTCCTCTCCGGCGATTATCTGCACCACGAACTCCAGGATCTGGTCCTCGGGAAATTCGACGTCTCCTATACCGACGAATCCGGCCTGTCGGAACTCGTCGACGCCGCCGAAGACGTCCTCGACGAGTACGAGGTGCTCCAGGACAAGCAGGTCATGGAGCAGTTCTTCAAGGAACTGCACGACGGCGAGTTGGCGACCTACGGGTTCGGCCCGACCCGCCAGAACCTCAACATGGGCGCGGTCGAGCAGTTGCTCATCAGCGAGGACCTCCGCCAGGAGGTCGCGAGCTATACGTGTCCGAACGGCCACGACACCTACGCCATGCTCGATCCGAACGCCGACGCGAGCGATGCGGTCTGTAACTCCTGTGGCGCGGCGATCGACGAGCCAGACGAGCGCACCGACGCCATCGACCACCTGATGGAACTGGCCGAAGAGCGCGGCACCGAGACCGTGTTCGTCTCGACGGACTTCGAGAAAGGCGACCAGTTGCTCTCGGCGTTCGGTGGTGTCGCGGGGATTTTGCGATACGACACCGGGATCTGA